One part of the Natronorubrum sediminis genome encodes these proteins:
- a CDS encoding cell division protein SepF — protein MGFMSKILGGGDSRAAEDYVELDLDDVSSESAEAAMQVHIAEVSGQADAIDIKDAVYDGDIVIADITRLRTKDATVEHIVDELRQVAHEVDGDIVRKGDDQMIITPTGVRISREKLGKRS, from the coding sequence ATGGGATTTATGAGTAAAATTCTCGGCGGGGGCGACTCGCGGGCTGCCGAGGATTACGTCGAATTGGACCTCGACGACGTGTCGTCGGAATCGGCTGAGGCAGCCATGCAGGTACACATCGCAGAGGTCAGCGGACAGGCCGACGCGATCGATATCAAAGACGCCGTCTACGACGGTGACATCGTCATCGCCGATATCACGCGACTGCGGACGAAAGACGCCACCGTCGAACACATCGTCGACGAACTCCGCCAAGTCGCGCACGAAGTCGACGGCGATATCGTTCGAAAAGGCGACGATCAGATGATCATCACGCCGACCGGCGTCCGGATCAGCCGAGAAAAACTGGGCAAGCGATCCTAA
- a CDS encoding DUF1028 domain-containing protein — protein sequence MTFSICVRERYETDDGESHHRFGVAVTTRLPGVGALCPFVSEHGAVATQSLVNVELGERGIEYVDEGLAVDDSIEALLNTDDGAPQRQVHGVDRDDSFAFSGEECVDWFGHLERDHATVAGNMLTGEDVLESVATTYEDQAVHEATDRSTGPGAVVADTESEPLAERLIDALAAGHQEGGDKREELMIQSAAVVVESTESHEWEPPYNDLRVDATETPIESLRETYDLAMTGYEATLERYSDAFEEDSLAEATD from the coding sequence ATGACGTTCAGCATCTGCGTCCGCGAGCGCTACGAGACAGACGACGGGGAGAGCCACCACCGATTCGGCGTCGCCGTAACGACGCGACTCCCCGGCGTCGGCGCGCTCTGTCCGTTCGTCAGCGAACACGGAGCCGTCGCGACACAGAGTCTCGTCAACGTCGAACTCGGCGAGCGGGGAATCGAGTACGTCGACGAGGGACTCGCCGTCGACGATTCGATCGAAGCACTGCTCAATACGGACGACGGCGCGCCACAGCGACAAGTTCACGGCGTCGACCGCGACGATTCGTTTGCATTCTCCGGCGAGGAGTGCGTCGACTGGTTCGGTCACCTCGAGCGAGACCACGCGACCGTCGCCGGGAACATGCTGACCGGCGAGGACGTCCTCGAGTCGGTCGCGACGACGTACGAGGACCAAGCGGTTCACGAGGCGACGGACCGGTCGACCGGCCCGGGTGCCGTAGTCGCCGACACCGAGAGCGAACCGCTGGCGGAGCGACTGATCGACGCGCTCGCTGCAGGCCATCAGGAAGGCGGCGACAAACGCGAAGAGTTGATGATTCAGAGTGCAGCCGTGGTCGTCGAGTCGACGGAATCCCACGAGTGGGAGCCGCCGTACAACGACCTGCGAGTCGACGCGACCGAGACACCAATCGAGTCGCTCCGAGAGACGTACGATCTCGCGATGACGGGCTACGAGGCGACGCTCGAACGCTACAGCGACGCCTTCGAGGAGGATTCGTTAGCCGAAGCGACCGACTGA
- a CDS encoding RNA-binding protein, whose amino-acid sequence MQVKSRHHLRSDAVSDVEDTLEDQLGVSPDGDTYERVEFEDTDWEVVLIDGEPQVAYFDEEPFVTVRGANAYGPNRRVVTVDAGAISFVSDGADVMRPGITEATEDISPDDLVVIAEESHGKVLAVGRARVDGADMAGKEGKVVDSLHHVGDDLYEFSG is encoded by the coding sequence ATGCAGGTCAAATCTCGACATCACCTCCGAAGTGATGCCGTTTCGGACGTAGAGGACACGCTCGAGGACCAACTCGGCGTCTCCCCCGACGGTGATACCTACGAGCGCGTCGAGTTCGAAGACACCGACTGGGAGGTCGTCCTCATCGACGGCGAGCCACAGGTCGCCTACTTCGACGAGGAGCCGTTCGTGACCGTGCGAGGGGCGAACGCGTACGGTCCGAACCGACGCGTCGTGACCGTCGACGCCGGCGCGATCTCGTTCGTCAGCGACGGCGCGGACGTGATGCGACCGGGCATCACCGAGGCGACCGAGGACATCTCTCCCGACGATCTGGTCGTCATCGCCGAAGAATCACACGGCAAGGTCCTCGCCGTCGGCCGCGCTCGAGTCGACGGCGCGGACATGGCCGGTAAAGAAGGAAAGGTAGTCGACTCGCTTCACCACGTCGGCGACGACCTCTACGAATTTAGTGGCTAA
- a CDS encoding DUF7562 family protein has translation MWPSRTQTETVTCLACGDQVTRSMAREYDKYGDRWNREEKAFEYLCKSCDDDLCRQPREDLEDLLIETRAGEIEQARFLSRYLHTVEERYGRLEEES, from the coding sequence ATGTGGCCTTCCCGAACGCAGACTGAGACAGTTACGTGTCTCGCCTGCGGCGATCAGGTGACGCGATCGATGGCCCGTGAGTACGACAAGTACGGTGATCGGTGGAATCGTGAAGAGAAGGCGTTCGAGTACCTCTGTAAGTCCTGTGACGACGACCTCTGTCGACAGCCCCGCGAGGACCTCGAGGATCTGCTCATCGAGACGCGCGCCGGTGAAATCGAGCAGGCACGCTTTCTCTCGCGGTATCTCCACACCGTCGAAGAGCGATACGGCAGACTCGAGGAAGAGTCCTGA
- a CDS encoding ribonuclease catalytic domain-containing protein, producing MSDDAQAEAGTAEGQGPVEVSEEVARHLENKRDELFEKLEIRDEFPPNVIEEAEERTDGVQAEIEDEIDEREDLRDLTTWTTDPIDAQDFDDALSIEEREDEYVLWVHIADVTHYVNPETAMWDEAVERGNTVYLPGYTIHMLPPVLAETVCSLVPNEDRLAHTVEMHLDKETLSYDDIEIYKSVIESDERLTYSQAENRLEDPDAPLHEENKLVHEVADRMHEIRKEDGSLVLNPARDRAHTIIEECMLKANKAVTHELMWNRGVEAMYRVHPQPSPDEWSKALQEIQDLDGVSIPGSTWDDPRKAVNATLEDAPGRQLDKIQWAVMKVMPRAKYMNDPFGGHHALNFEIYGHFTSPIRRLSDLINHWIVYQNDVPENLIELCDRASDKQKDAEQCEREYKNFLQEVGLDPMAVNNRGIEVVDDEKAEKTL from the coding sequence ATGAGTGACGACGCACAGGCCGAAGCCGGTACGGCCGAAGGGCAGGGCCCCGTCGAGGTCAGCGAAGAAGTCGCACGCCACCTCGAGAACAAACGCGACGAACTCTTCGAGAAACTCGAAATTCGCGACGAGTTCCCCCCGAACGTGATCGAGGAGGCCGAAGAACGAACCGACGGCGTTCAGGCGGAGATCGAAGACGAAATCGACGAGCGCGAGGATCTCCGGGATCTGACAACGTGGACGACGGACCCCATCGACGCACAGGACTTCGACGACGCACTCTCGATCGAAGAGCGCGAGGACGAGTACGTCCTCTGGGTTCACATCGCCGACGTGACCCACTACGTCAATCCCGAGACGGCGATGTGGGACGAGGCCGTCGAGCGCGGAAACACGGTCTACCTGCCGGGCTACACGATCCACATGTTACCGCCCGTCCTCGCCGAGACCGTCTGCTCGCTGGTTCCCAACGAGGACCGACTGGCTCACACGGTCGAGATGCACCTCGACAAGGAGACGCTGAGCTACGACGACATCGAGATCTACAAGTCCGTCATCGAGTCCGACGAGCGACTCACCTACTCCCAGGCCGAGAATCGACTCGAGGACCCCGATGCACCACTCCACGAGGAGAACAAACTGGTCCACGAAGTCGCCGACCGAATGCACGAAATCCGCAAGGAAGACGGCTCGCTCGTGCTCAATCCGGCCCGCGACCGCGCCCACACCATCATCGAGGAGTGCATGCTGAAGGCCAACAAGGCCGTTACGCACGAACTGATGTGGAATCGCGGTGTCGAGGCGATGTACCGGGTTCACCCACAGCCCAGCCCCGACGAATGGTCGAAAGCGCTCCAGGAGATTCAGGACTTAGACGGCGTTTCGATTCCCGGCAGCACCTGGGACGACCCGCGAAAGGCCGTCAACGCGACGCTCGAGGACGCTCCGGGTCGCCAACTCGACAAGATCCAGTGGGCCGTGATGAAGGTGATGCCCCGCGCGAAGTACATGAACGATCCCTTCGGCGGCCACCACGCCCTGAACTTCGAGATCTACGGCCACTTCACGAGCCCGATTCGCCGCCTCTCGGATCTGATCAACCACTGGATCGTCTACCAGAACGACGTGCCCGAGAACCTGATCGAACTCTGTGATCGGGCGAGTGACAAGCAAAAAGACGCCGAGCAGTGCGAACGCGAGTACAAGAACTTCCTGCAGGAGGTCGGCCTCGATCCGATGGCGGTCAACAACCGCGGGATCGAGGTCGTCGATGATGAGAAAGCTGAAAAGACGCTCTAA
- a CDS encoding GNAT family N-acetyltransferase: protein MTRVVRRATSDDVWAVHETARESWHAAYDEILGPTLVDEVVDDWYAIGDLESAITDALERENATFLVVEPEGTERLEPSDSGSDFDGDCLGFAHVVPWPEDRSVAYLARLYIRPDYWRAGAGSSLLERLEADLESSFDRMRLSVLADNEIGISFYESAGFECVDVRSTDLADGLEECVYEKPL from the coding sequence ATGACTCGAGTCGTTCGGCGCGCGACGAGCGACGACGTGTGGGCCGTCCACGAGACGGCCCGCGAGAGCTGGCACGCCGCCTACGACGAAATTCTCGGGCCAACCCTCGTCGACGAAGTGGTCGACGACTGGTACGCGATCGGTGATCTCGAGTCGGCGATCACCGACGCACTCGAGCGAGAGAACGCGACGTTCCTCGTCGTCGAGCCCGAGGGGACGGAACGACTGGAACCGAGCGACTCCGGCTCCGATTTCGACGGGGACTGTCTGGGCTTCGCTCACGTCGTTCCGTGGCCCGAAGATCGGTCCGTGGCGTACCTCGCTCGCTTGTACATTCGGCCAGACTACTGGCGAGCAGGCGCAGGAAGTTCGCTGCTCGAGCGACTCGAGGCCGACCTCGAGTCGTCGTTCGATCGGATGCGCCTCTCCGTCCTCGCCGACAACGAAATCGGCATTTCGTTCTACGAATCGGCCGGTTTCGAGTGCGTCGACGTGCGCTCGACCGATCTGGCCGACGGACTCGAGGAGTGCGTCTACGAAAAACCGCTGTGA
- the kdgK1 gene encoding bifunctional 2-dehydro-3-deoxygluconokinase/2-dehydro-3-deoxygalactonokinase: MSDIVTFGETMLRLTPPGDERLENAGEFEVRAAGAESNAAIAADRLGATATWLSKVPDSPLGRRVVNELRGHGIETDVVWSQQGRQGTYYHERAGSPRGTNVIYDRGNTAISSAEAREFDIDQVQNARVFYTTGITPALSSTLRETTASMLKAARQGGTTTAFDFNYRRKLWTPEEARETLTRLFPGIDVLLIAARDARTVLDFEGDPRQLAHQLGSQYDFTTVVVTRGSEGALAWHDNVVHDQAAYETDTVSPIGTGDAFSGAFIARRLHGDDVPKALEYAAATAALKRTIPGDVALLTKDEVDALVTDDGTTISR, translated from the coding sequence GTGAGCGATATCGTCACGTTCGGCGAGACGATGCTGCGATTGACGCCGCCGGGAGACGAACGACTCGAGAACGCGGGCGAGTTCGAAGTCCGCGCGGCGGGAGCGGAGAGCAACGCCGCGATCGCGGCCGACCGACTCGGCGCGACGGCGACCTGGCTGTCGAAAGTTCCGGATTCGCCCCTCGGTCGACGCGTCGTCAACGAACTCCGGGGACACGGCATCGAAACCGACGTCGTCTGGAGTCAGCAGGGTCGACAAGGGACCTACTACCACGAGCGAGCGGGCAGCCCGCGAGGGACGAACGTCATCTACGATCGGGGGAATACTGCCATCTCGAGCGCCGAGGCTCGAGAGTTCGACATCGACCAGGTACAAAACGCCCGCGTCTTCTACACGACGGGGATCACGCCCGCGCTCTCCTCGACGTTACGAGAGACGACGGCGAGCATGCTCAAGGCGGCCAGACAGGGCGGAACGACGACGGCGTTCGACTTCAATTACCGGAGGAAGCTCTGGACGCCGGAGGAAGCTCGAGAGACGCTCACCCGGCTGTTCCCCGGAATCGACGTCTTGCTCATCGCGGCTCGAGACGCGCGGACGGTGCTCGACTTCGAGGGCGACCCCCGCCAACTTGCCCACCAGCTCGGGTCGCAGTACGACTTCACGACCGTCGTCGTCACTCGCGGCTCCGAGGGGGCACTCGCCTGGCACGACAACGTCGTCCACGATCAGGCCGCCTACGAGACGGACACCGTCTCGCCAATCGGCACCGGTGATGCCTTCAGCGGCGCGTTCATCGCTCGGCGACTCCACGGCGACGACGTCCCAAAAGCGCTCGAGTACGCCGCGGCGACGGCGGCGCTCAAACGCACGATTCCCGGGGACGTGGCGCTTCTCACCAAAGATGAGGTCGACGCTCTCGTCACAGACGACGGGACCACGATCTCTCGGTGA